From one Streptomyces sp. CA-210063 genomic stretch:
- the ppdK gene encoding pyruvate, phosphate dikinase — MSENKDPHVGHEAQSVEGVKFVYDFTEGNKDLKDLLGGKGANLAEMTNLGLPVPPGFTITTEACKVYLDSGDEPAALRDEVSAHLVALEEKMGKKLGQADDPLLVSVRSGAKFSMPGMMDTVLNIGLSDKSVQGLARQAGDDRFAWDSYRRLIQMFGKTVLGVDGDLFEEALEAAKTAKKVLVDTELEAADLKKLVTKFKKIVKTEAGRDFPQDPREQMDLAIHAVFDSWNTDRAKLYRRQERIPGDLGTAVNVCSMVFGNLGPDSGTGVAFTRDPASGHQGVYGDYLQNAQGEDVVAGIRNTVPLAELESIDKKSYDQLMQIMETLENHYKDLCDIEFTIERGQLWMLQTRVGKRTAGAAFRIATQLVDQGLIDEAEALQRVTGAQLAQLMFPRFDEDAKVAQVGRGIAASPGAAVGKAVFDSYTAVKWSRSGEKVILVRRETNPDDLDGMIAAEGILTSRGGKTSHAAVVARGMGKTCVCGAEELEVDTKRRRMTVPGGHVVEEGDLISIDGSSGKVYLGEVPVVPSPVVEYFEGRMHAGAQDADELVEAVHRIMAFADRKRRLRVRANADNAEDAMRARRFGAQGIGLCRTEHMFLGDRRELVERLILADTETEREESLKALLPLQKQDFVELFSAMDGLPVTVRLLDPPLHEFLPDITELSVRVALAESRQEPHENELRLLQAVHRLHEQNPMLGLRGVRLGLVIPGLFTMQVRAIAEAAAERKNAKGDPRAEIMIPLVGTVQELEIVREEADAVIAEVEAATGVALKLSIGTMIELPRAALTAGQIAEAAEFFSFGTNDLTQTVWGFSRDDVEASFFTAYLEKGIFGVSPFETIDKDGVGSLVKLAAEAGRATRPDLKLGVCGEHGGDPESVHFFHEVGLDYVSCSPFRIPVARLEAGRAASQSTGSDHR; from the coding sequence GTGTCGGAAAACAAAGATCCCCACGTAGGCCACGAAGCTCAGAGTGTTGAGGGCGTGAAGTTTGTTTATGACTTCACCGAAGGCAACAAGGACCTCAAGGACCTCCTCGGCGGCAAGGGCGCGAACCTCGCCGAGATGACCAACCTCGGTCTCCCCGTACCCCCCGGCTTCACCATCACCACCGAGGCCTGCAAGGTCTACCTCGACAGCGGCGACGAGCCCGCGGCACTCCGTGACGAGGTCAGTGCCCATCTGGTGGCCCTCGAGGAGAAGATGGGCAAGAAGCTCGGCCAGGCCGACGACCCGCTCCTCGTCTCGGTCCGCTCCGGCGCGAAGTTCTCGATGCCGGGCATGATGGACACCGTCCTGAACATCGGCCTGTCGGACAAGTCGGTCCAGGGCCTCGCCAGGCAGGCCGGCGACGACCGCTTCGCCTGGGACTCCTACCGCCGGCTCATCCAGATGTTCGGCAAGACCGTCCTCGGCGTCGACGGCGACCTCTTCGAGGAGGCGCTGGAGGCGGCGAAGACGGCCAAGAAGGTCCTCGTCGACACCGAGCTGGAGGCCGCCGACCTCAAGAAGCTCGTCACCAAGTTCAAGAAGATCGTCAAGACCGAGGCCGGCCGGGACTTCCCGCAGGACCCGCGCGAGCAGATGGACCTCGCCATCCACGCGGTCTTCGACTCCTGGAACACCGACCGCGCCAAGCTCTACCGCCGCCAGGAGCGCATCCCGGGCGACCTCGGCACGGCGGTCAACGTCTGCTCGATGGTCTTCGGCAACCTGGGCCCGGACTCCGGCACGGGCGTCGCCTTCACCCGCGACCCCGCCTCCGGCCACCAGGGCGTCTACGGCGACTACCTGCAGAACGCCCAGGGCGAGGACGTGGTCGCGGGCATCCGCAACACCGTCCCCCTCGCGGAGCTGGAGTCGATCGACAAGAAGTCGTACGACCAGCTGATGCAGATCATGGAGACCCTGGAGAACCACTACAAGGATCTCTGCGACATCGAGTTCACCATCGAGCGCGGCCAGCTGTGGATGCTGCAGACGCGGGTGGGCAAGCGGACGGCGGGCGCGGCGTTCCGTATCGCCACGCAGCTCGTCGACCAGGGCCTGATCGACGAGGCGGAAGCCCTCCAGCGGGTGACGGGCGCCCAGCTCGCGCAGCTCATGTTCCCCCGCTTCGACGAGGACGCGAAGGTCGCGCAGGTCGGCCGCGGTATCGCCGCCTCCCCGGGCGCGGCGGTCGGCAAGGCGGTCTTCGACTCGTACACGGCCGTGAAGTGGTCGCGTTCCGGCGAGAAGGTCATCCTGGTCCGCCGCGAGACGAACCCCGACGACCTCGACGGCATGATCGCGGCGGAGGGCATCCTGACGTCGCGCGGCGGCAAGACGTCCCACGCGGCCGTGGTCGCGCGCGGCATGGGCAAGACGTGCGTGTGCGGCGCGGAGGAACTGGAAGTCGACACCAAGCGCCGCCGTATGACGGTCCCCGGCGGCCATGTGGTGGAGGAGGGCGACCTGATCTCCATCGACGGGTCGAGCGGCAAGGTCTACCTGGGCGAGGTCCCGGTCGTGCCGTCCCCCGTCGTGGAGTACTTCGAGGGCCGGATGCACGCGGGTGCCCAGGACGCCGACGAACTGGTCGAGGCGGTCCACCGGATCATGGCCTTCGCGGACCGCAAGCGCCGGCTCCGTGTCCGGGCCAACGCGGACAACGCCGAGGACGCGATGCGCGCCCGTCGCTTCGGCGCCCAGGGCATCGGTCTGTGCCGTACGGAACACATGTTCCTCGGCGACCGCCGCGAGCTGGTGGAACGCCTGATCCTGGCCGACACGGAGACGGAGCGCGAGGAGTCGCTGAAGGCGCTGCTCCCGCTCCAGAAGCAGGACTTCGTCGAACTCTTCTCGGCGATGGACGGCCTCCCGGTGACGGTTCGTCTCCTGGACCCGCCGCTGCACGAGTTCCTGCCGGACATCACGGAGCTGTCGGTCCGCGTGGCCCTGGCGGAGTCCCGCCAGGAACCGCACGAGAACGAACTGCGCCTGCTCCAGGCGGTTCACCGCCTGCACGAGCAGAACCCGATGCTGGGCCTGCGCGGTGTACGTCTGGGCCTGGTGATCCCCGGTCTCTTCACGATGCAGGTACGGGCGATCGCCGAGGCGGCTGCCGAGCGCAAGAACGCCAAGGGCGACCCGCGCGCCGAGATCATGATCCCGCTCGTCGGTACGGTCCAGGAGCTGGAGATCGTCCGCGAGGAGGCGGACGCGGTGATCGCGGAGGTCGAGGCGGCGACGGGCGTGGCGCTGAAGCTGTCGATCGGCACGATGATCGAGCTGCCGCGGGCCGCCCTGACGGCGGGCCAGATCGCGGAGGCAGCGGAGTTCTTCTCCTTCGGCACGAACGACCTGACGCAGACGGTCTGGGGCTTCAGCCGCGACGACGTCGAGGCCTCCTTCTTCACGGCCTACCTGGAGAAGGGCATCTTCGGCGTCTCCCCCTTCGAGACGATCGACAAGGACGGCGTCGGTTCGCTGGTGAAGCTGGCGGCGGAGGCGGGCCGCGCGACCCGCCCCGACCTCAAGCTCGGCGTCTGCGGCGAGCACGGCGGTGACCCCGAGTCCGTCCACTTCTTCCACGAGGTGGGTCTGGACTACGTCTCCTGCTCCCCGTTCCGCATCCCGGTGGCCCGCCTGGAGGCGGGGCGCGCGGCTTCACAGTCGACGGGCAGCGACCACCGCTGA
- a CDS encoding ABC transporter ATP-binding protein, which produces MSLRRGEVAAITGQSGSGKSSLLYCLAGVLPVARGEVRFEGRDLGDLDDEELSELRRERFGFVFQYGELLPELTVEENTALPLRLAGQRKKEALAAAGEVLRRLGLADLRERRPSQVSGGQSQRVAVARALVHQPAVVFADEPTGSLDSSNATAVLEEFLTLARSQGTAVVLVTHDSQVAARADSRYTMCDGILSAQVREAP; this is translated from the coding sequence ATGTCCCTCCGCCGGGGCGAGGTTGCTGCGATCACTGGTCAGAGCGGATCCGGAAAGTCGTCGCTGCTGTACTGCCTGGCCGGGGTGCTGCCGGTGGCTCGTGGTGAAGTTCGCTTCGAAGGCCGTGATCTCGGCGACCTCGACGACGAAGAGCTGAGTGAACTGCGCCGTGAGCGGTTCGGGTTCGTCTTCCAGTACGGCGAACTCCTGCCGGAGCTGACGGTGGAGGAGAACACCGCGCTTCCGCTGCGGCTCGCCGGACAGCGGAAGAAGGAGGCGCTCGCCGCAGCCGGAGAGGTGCTGAGGCGGCTAGGTCTCGCGGACCTGCGTGAGCGACGGCCCTCACAGGTGTCCGGCGGCCAGAGCCAACGTGTCGCCGTGGCCCGCGCATTGGTGCACCAGCCGGCGGTCGTCTTCGCCGACGAGCCGACCGGATCACTCGACAGCTCCAACGCGACGGCTGTATTGGAGGAGTTCCTGACTCTTGCCCGTTCCCAAGGAACGGCGGTCGTCTTGGTGACACACGACTCCCAGGTGGCGGCCCGCGCGGACAGCCGCTACACGATGTGTGACGGCATCCTCTCGGCTCAGGTACGGGAGGCGCCGTGA
- a CDS encoding FtsX-like permease family protein — protein sequence MRELFLGIRLLLGGGRGNRVRFLLMVIGSAIGVCCLAVVLAIPGVLAAQDGRKAAREPDCVADPVAMTCPASEGDSFELTRTDPYGAEPLTRVFLARGDRPIEPPPGLTELPAPGELFVSPRLREVLQREPALAQLLPGRESGLITTQGLAHPDELYAYVGVSPEELEGGGDRVTMFGKPFASSPTVEPSTLDMVRFTLAGVVLLPLAVFLAVCARLSAAARARRLAALRLLGLSVKGTQRVNAAETVTAALSGAVLGLGIYWVANQLVSRIGLPGLKWYPSDGALSVSTVVACVVGCPVLAWFVGRAGARKAAARPLAVRRSAVEKAPGKWGLLMLVPGLSIVAAYCVAGATGHPPRDTALSSILMPLAVVLVGIGLVMMLPVFSRALAQKVARSTGSVSLGLAMRRNEVEPGGALRVATGLVILVFAASLVQGVLIELDQVSKNTSPVQTYRISLAGTTAERQRAWEGVEGVRGHAVVMESRSSSDVDRWAPSLEAVVATCEQLRRMVPKVDGCVDGRPMRLWDPKQVQAEDSKPGTRFAFDLWHEGHRRVMHVKMPREVLRYSDDVELSVFNSGDVLLPPSAVPAEHRPDVATLTLLSSSAPETVRAVLDGIGGVDPTTEVDTPGVVVTALQQITVVRSLLGIGMVLGLIIGVAAYLVAATDRAVERKPQVTALSLLGARPRTLRTVQVAQVVVPLAVGLALAVITGKLAESSYLVTGGGAIYWDGAGVPLLLACALGAVAVAAIGALPLVGRRIDPELIRRD from the coding sequence GTGAGGGAGCTTTTCCTGGGGATCCGGCTGTTGCTGGGAGGTGGGCGCGGCAATCGGGTGCGCTTCCTGCTCATGGTCATCGGCAGCGCGATCGGTGTGTGCTGCCTGGCCGTCGTACTGGCGATCCCCGGCGTACTGGCTGCACAGGACGGGCGCAAGGCGGCGCGTGAGCCAGATTGTGTCGCGGATCCGGTCGCCATGACCTGTCCGGCCTCCGAAGGAGACTCCTTCGAACTCACCAGGACAGATCCCTACGGTGCGGAGCCCCTCACTCGGGTCTTCTTGGCTCGGGGGGACAGACCCATCGAGCCGCCGCCGGGGCTGACAGAGCTACCTGCCCCAGGCGAGCTGTTCGTGTCCCCCCGGTTGCGCGAGGTGCTCCAACGAGAGCCCGCCTTGGCGCAGCTGCTGCCGGGCAGAGAGAGCGGACTCATCACGACCCAAGGCCTGGCTCACCCCGACGAGTTGTACGCGTATGTAGGCGTCAGCCCAGAGGAGCTTGAGGGCGGAGGCGATCGCGTGACGATGTTCGGCAAGCCGTTCGCGAGCTCTCCCACCGTGGAGCCCTCGACGCTCGATATGGTGCGCTTCACCCTCGCCGGCGTCGTACTTCTGCCTCTCGCAGTCTTCCTGGCCGTCTGCGCCAGGCTCTCCGCAGCGGCTCGAGCCCGGCGGCTGGCCGCTCTACGACTGCTCGGGCTGAGCGTGAAGGGCACCCAGCGGGTCAATGCAGCCGAGACTGTCACCGCGGCGTTGTCGGGTGCCGTACTCGGCCTGGGTATCTACTGGGTTGCCAATCAACTCGTATCGCGGATTGGTCTGCCCGGCCTCAAGTGGTACCCCTCCGACGGAGCCCTGTCCGTGTCCACCGTCGTGGCCTGCGTCGTTGGCTGTCCGGTGCTCGCGTGGTTCGTGGGCCGGGCCGGGGCCAGGAAGGCCGCGGCCCGGCCGCTGGCGGTACGGCGCAGCGCTGTGGAGAAGGCACCTGGCAAGTGGGGCCTGCTCATGCTCGTTCCAGGACTGAGCATCGTGGCCGCATACTGCGTGGCAGGTGCGACAGGCCACCCGCCCAGGGACACTGCACTCTCGTCGATCCTCATGCCCCTCGCCGTCGTTCTGGTCGGCATCGGGCTCGTGATGATGCTGCCGGTCTTCTCGCGGGCCCTTGCCCAGAAGGTGGCCCGCTCCACCGGCTCGGTCTCCCTGGGTCTCGCCATGAGGCGCAACGAGGTCGAACCCGGCGGTGCGCTGCGGGTGGCGACCGGGCTGGTGATCCTGGTCTTCGCGGCATCGTTGGTGCAGGGAGTGCTGATCGAACTCGATCAGGTCTCCAAGAACACGTCCCCTGTCCAGACGTACAGAATCTCGCTCGCGGGCACCACAGCAGAGCGGCAGCGAGCCTGGGAGGGGGTGGAAGGTGTCCGTGGGCACGCGGTCGTCATGGAGTCGCGGTCGAGTTCCGACGTCGATCGATGGGCTCCCAGCCTCGAAGCGGTGGTCGCCACCTGCGAGCAACTGCGCAGGATGGTGCCGAAGGTCGACGGTTGTGTGGACGGCCGCCCCATGCGGTTGTGGGATCCGAAACAGGTGCAGGCAGAGGACAGCAAGCCAGGGACACGGTTTGCCTTCGACCTGTGGCACGAGGGGCATCGGCGTGTCATGCACGTGAAGATGCCGCGAGAAGTACTTCGGTACAGCGACGACGTCGAGCTCTCGGTCTTCAACAGCGGCGACGTACTGCTGCCTCCCTCGGCAGTCCCCGCTGAGCATCGCCCCGATGTCGCCACCCTCACCCTCCTCAGCAGCTCAGCCCCCGAAACCGTCCGGGCGGTCCTCGACGGCATCGGAGGCGTGGACCCCACCACGGAGGTCGACACACCGGGCGTGGTCGTCACGGCGCTTCAGCAGATCACCGTGGTCAGGAGTCTCCTGGGCATCGGCATGGTCCTGGGGCTGATCATCGGCGTCGCCGCCTACCTGGTGGCCGCCACAGACCGTGCCGTGGAGCGAAAGCCCCAGGTCACCGCACTGTCTCTGCTCGGCGCCCGCCCCCGCACGCTGCGGACCGTGCAAGTCGCGCAAGTGGTCGTACCGTTGGCCGTAGGCCTCGCCCTGGCCGTGATCACCGGCAAGCTGGCCGAGTCCAGCTACCTCGTGACCGGGGGCGGCGCCATCTACTGGGACGGCGCCGGGGTGCCCCTGCTTCTGGCCTGCGCGCTCGGCGCGGTGGCTGTGGCCGCGATCGGTGCGCTGCCACTCGTCGGACGGCGGATCGATCCGGAGCTGATCCGGCGGGACTGA
- a CDS encoding condensation domain-containing protein has protein sequence MSSEATRSTSDGIASSIAVTFEITGRPDTAALESALLLLVRRHEVLRCEFQRLAGDLNCTAPDPESIALEAEEVGHFHTGDDLHTHLDKTFKSMDTLSWPLFLMGAVVRETSATVYLCFDHIVCDGLSMPVVVNELQTAYAALTADRTPELPSAGSYLTFGDDQRRRYASLRPDDDRLTYWKDFIRGNGGFFPRFPFDLGVPEDRLYPVVNRSLPLLDHHRTDALAAGARASGGSVFTAVLAAAATAQHRFGGPEVYRGLLPISERSTDTSGAPVAPNPWQHSIGWFVNTMPIEFQVGEGGTDHATTIARARTAYGELQRHVGIPFVRAWELLAPETFSLHHWPFPVNFFSYIDFRRTPGGAQHPLWNPMLHVWAARGNGISHWFHRTATGLHVNMLHVDTPQAHEISEALHDELVRVLLEIAGERGTTPVSIPRPSRGTTTVRT, from the coding sequence TTGTCGTCCGAGGCGACCCGGAGTACGAGCGACGGCATCGCCAGCTCGATCGCGGTCACCTTCGAGATCACGGGCCGACCGGACACCGCGGCACTCGAATCGGCGCTCCTTCTTCTCGTACGGCGCCACGAGGTGCTCCGCTGCGAGTTCCAGCGCCTGGCCGGTGACCTGAACTGCACGGCGCCGGACCCCGAGTCCATCGCCCTGGAGGCGGAGGAGGTCGGCCACTTCCACACCGGGGACGATCTGCACACCCATCTCGACAAGACGTTCAAGAGCATGGACACGCTCTCCTGGCCGCTGTTCCTCATGGGCGCGGTGGTCCGGGAGACGAGTGCGACGGTCTACCTCTGCTTCGACCACATCGTGTGCGACGGCCTGTCCATGCCCGTCGTGGTGAACGAACTCCAGACCGCGTACGCCGCCCTCACCGCCGACCGCACCCCGGAACTCCCCTCCGCGGGCAGCTATCTGACCTTCGGTGACGACCAACGCCGCCGCTACGCCTCCCTCCGCCCCGACGACGACCGTCTGACGTACTGGAAGGACTTCATCCGCGGCAACGGCGGCTTCTTCCCCAGGTTCCCCTTCGACCTGGGCGTGCCGGAGGACCGCCTGTACCCCGTGGTGAACCGGTCCCTCCCCCTCCTGGACCACCACCGGACCGACGCCCTGGCAGCGGGCGCCCGCGCGTCGGGAGGCAGCGTCTTCACGGCCGTACTGGCGGCGGCCGCGACGGCCCAGCACCGCTTCGGGGGGCCGGAGGTCTACCGGGGCCTGCTCCCCATCAGCGAACGAAGCACCGACACCTCAGGCGCCCCGGTCGCCCCGAACCCCTGGCAGCACTCCATCGGCTGGTTCGTGAACACGATGCCCATCGAGTTCCAGGTCGGCGAGGGCGGCACGGACCACGCCACCACCATCGCGCGGGCACGCACGGCCTACGGCGAGTTGCAGCGGCACGTGGGCATCCCCTTCGTCCGGGCGTGGGAACTGCTGGCCCCGGAGACCTTCTCCCTGCACCACTGGCCGTTCCCGGTGAACTTCTTCTCCTACATCGACTTCCGCAGGACCCCCGGAGGCGCCCAACACCCCCTCTGGAACCCGATGCTGCACGTCTGGGCCGCCCGCGGCAACGGCATCAGCCACTGGTTCCACCGCACCGCCACCGGCCTCCACGTCAACATGCTGCACGTCGACACACCCCAAGCACACGAGATCAGCGAGGCCCTGCACGACGAACTCGTCCGAGTCCTCCTGGAGATCGCCGGCGAACGAGGCACGACGCCGGTGTCCATCCCCCGCCCGTCCCGGGGGACGACGACCGTACGGACCTGA